Proteins encoded within one genomic window of Streptomyces profundus:
- a CDS encoding SpoIIE family protein phosphatase: protein MITARAAATFEPVGRSVATARGFVRDTLQGWGLAELIEDAVVLTSELVTNAVVHAGTSAEVRCLRDSRGIRIEVVDRHPERELPLAEVSRGRLDLNSEGGRGLMLCAALATRWGVDYTAADKCVWFRLDQQTVPVGTRAAGPVLPLDALPVSDARVRVAVVEVDRGDMISRWNDDAQQLFGYTAEQVEGKALADLAAWPQTPGTGTGIAEALVLSRWEGSYGVRDVEGRTVPVYACHLRVRDAQGEPSTVCLIVRDHERAILQSPARLPAHGKSTEGLDRGGADSLDALIGSPPPDDLDGLLQRTVERARDMLDGDAAFLLLATDDETELEVRATTGLPSARQRFARVPVETGSGRYGSARMPSVHEDLATSPGAVPLLSGTGMHAVVIVPLKVEGRLTGSLGVASETSGRYSNEEALRLQFAADRIALAVESARLTELERLRRGSLAFLVEASELLAGTLDRNQTLALMAQMTVPTLATWCAVYTIPEPGSEPVLSYVLHEDEDRIDGIKALLERVEPPAPDLTLGVRPWHAPSDAARNTALRTSLRSLALGGRPSYQTPGTSLATASAVGGETVVLPLVARNRVIGLLALGKPTDERFRQDILELAEDLSRRAALALDNARLYSERTAISQSLQRSLLPPELPDIDGVDVEVIYRAAGEGNEVGGDFYDVFPIREGVYGFAIGDVCGTGPEAAAVTGLARHALRLLAREGLGGPAVLERLNAAILEEGPRARFLTLLYGELWPQPSGGALLKMVCAGHPLPLRLSPDGTVESAASPQPLLGVMDDLELFEQTAALDPGDVLLCVTDGVTERREGTRMLGDDGLADVLSNCTGLTAGAVAARVLRAVERFASDAPSDDMAILTLRIPE from the coding sequence GTGATCACCGCGCGAGCTGCGGCCACCTTCGAGCCGGTTGGACGCTCGGTCGCGACCGCGCGGGGCTTCGTCCGCGACACCCTCCAGGGCTGGGGGCTCGCCGAACTGATCGAGGACGCCGTCGTCCTCACCAGCGAACTCGTCACCAACGCCGTCGTGCACGCGGGCACTTCCGCCGAGGTCCGTTGTCTCCGTGACAGCCGCGGCATCCGGATCGAGGTCGTCGACCGGCATCCGGAGCGCGAACTGCCCCTCGCCGAGGTCTCCAGGGGCCGCCTGGATCTCAACAGCGAGGGCGGACGCGGCCTCATGCTCTGCGCCGCCCTCGCCACCCGCTGGGGCGTCGACTACACGGCCGCGGACAAGTGCGTCTGGTTCCGCCTCGACCAACAGACCGTCCCCGTCGGCACCCGCGCCGCGGGCCCCGTCCTCCCCCTGGACGCCCTGCCCGTCAGCGACGCCCGGGTGCGGGTCGCCGTCGTCGAGGTCGACCGCGGCGACATGATCTCCCGCTGGAACGACGACGCCCAGCAGCTCTTCGGCTACACCGCGGAGCAGGTCGAGGGAAAGGCCCTGGCCGATCTCGCCGCCTGGCCCCAGACGCCCGGCACCGGCACCGGCATCGCCGAGGCCCTGGTGCTCTCGCGCTGGGAGGGCAGCTACGGTGTACGGGACGTCGAGGGCCGCACCGTGCCGGTCTACGCCTGCCACCTCAGGGTCAGGGACGCCCAGGGCGAGCCGTCCACGGTCTGCCTGATCGTCCGCGACCACGAACGCGCCATCCTGCAGAGCCCCGCCCGGCTGCCCGCCCACGGCAAGTCCACCGAAGGGCTGGATCGCGGCGGCGCCGACTCGCTGGACGCCCTCATCGGCTCCCCGCCCCCCGACGACCTCGACGGCCTCCTACAGCGCACCGTGGAGCGCGCCCGCGACATGCTCGACGGCGACGCGGCCTTCCTGCTGCTGGCCACGGACGACGAGACCGAGCTTGAGGTCCGCGCCACCACGGGCCTGCCCTCGGCGCGACAGCGCTTCGCCCGGGTCCCCGTCGAGACCGGCAGCGGGCGCTACGGCTCCGCGCGGATGCCGTCCGTCCACGAGGACCTCGCCACCTCCCCCGGCGCCGTGCCGCTGCTCTCCGGCACCGGCATGCACGCGGTGGTCATCGTCCCGCTGAAGGTCGAGGGCCGGCTCACCGGCTCGCTGGGCGTGGCCTCGGAGACCTCGGGCCGCTACAGCAACGAGGAGGCCCTGCGGCTGCAGTTCGCCGCCGACCGCATCGCCCTGGCCGTGGAGTCCGCCAGGCTCACCGAGCTGGAGCGGCTGCGCAGGGGATCCCTCGCCTTCCTCGTCGAGGCGTCCGAGCTGCTCGCCGGCACCCTGGACCGCAACCAGACGCTGGCGCTGATGGCCCAGATGACGGTGCCCACCCTCGCGACCTGGTGTGCCGTCTACACCATCCCCGAACCGGGGTCCGAGCCCGTGCTGTCCTATGTGCTGCACGAGGACGAGGACCGCATCGACGGCATCAAGGCCCTGTTGGAGCGCGTCGAGCCCCCCGCGCCGGATCTCACGCTGGGCGTGCGCCCCTGGCACGCGCCCTCCGACGCGGCGCGCAACACCGCGCTACGCACCTCCCTGCGCAGCCTCGCGCTCGGCGGACGCCCCAGCTACCAGACGCCGGGCACCAGCCTGGCCACCGCCTCAGCCGTGGGCGGAGAGACGGTGGTACTGCCGCTGGTCGCCCGCAACCGCGTCATCGGACTGCTGGCCCTGGGCAAGCCCACGGACGAGCGCTTTCGCCAGGACATCCTGGAGCTGGCCGAGGATCTCTCCCGCCGAGCGGCGCTCGCGCTGGACAACGCCAGGCTCTACAGCGAGCGCACCGCCATCAGCCAGTCGCTGCAACGGAGCCTGCTGCCCCCGGAGTTGCCCGATATCGACGGAGTGGACGTGGAGGTCATCTACCGCGCCGCCGGCGAGGGCAACGAGGTGGGCGGCGACTTCTACGACGTCTTCCCGATCCGCGAGGGCGTCTACGGCTTCGCCATCGGGGACGTGTGCGGCACGGGCCCCGAGGCGGCCGCGGTGACCGGCCTCGCCCGGCACGCGCTGCGCCTGCTGGCCCGAGAGGGCCTCGGCGGCCCCGCGGTGCTGGAGCGGCTGAACGCGGCCATCCTGGAGGAAGGCCCTCGGGCACGCTTCCTCACCCTGCTCTACGGGGAGTTGTGGCCGCAGCCCTCCGGCGGCGCCCTGCTCAAGATGGTGTGCGCCGGGCATCCGCTGCCGCTGCGCCTGTCCCCGGACGGCACGGTCGAGTCGGCAGCCAGCCCGCAGCCGCTGCTGGGCGTGATGGACGATCTGGAGCTGTTCGAGCAGACGGCCGCCCTCGACCCGGGTGACGTGCTGTTGTGTGTCACCGACGGAGTGACCGAACGCCGCGAGGGCACCCGCATGTTGGGCGACGACGGCCTGGCCGATGTGTTGAGCAACTGCACGGGGCTGACGGCGGGTGCGGTCGCGGCCCGCGTGCTGCGCGCGGTGGAACGCTTCGCCAGTGACGCTCCCTCGGACGACATGGCCATTCTGACGCTGCGTATCCCGGAGTAG